A portion of the Tenacibaculum todarodis genome contains these proteins:
- a CDS encoding DUF423 domain-containing protein, whose amino-acid sequence MTQETIIAIGAIFGLLAVTFGAFGAHALKKILSEEQLNSFETGVKYQMYHAIVLLVLGFQLNPNISLDKYIIYSFIIGILLFSFSIYGLVISSAKNKKLKFLGPITPLGGLFLVCGWALLAYKFIV is encoded by the coding sequence ATGACACAAGAAACTATAATAGCTATTGGTGCTATCTTTGGATTGTTAGCAGTAACATTTGGTGCTTTTGGAGCACATGCTTTAAAGAAAATATTATCTGAAGAGCAATTAAATTCTTTTGAAACTGGCGTAAAATATCAAATGTATCATGCAATTGTTTTACTAGTTTTAGGTTTTCAATTAAACCCAAATATTAGCTTAGACAAGTACATTATTTATTCGTTTATTATAGGAATATTACTATTTTCTTTTTCAATTTACGGTTTGGTAATTTCATCCGCAAAAAATAAGAAACTAAAATTTCTAGGACCAATTACACCTCTTGGAGGTTTGTTTTTAGTTTGCGGCTGGGCACTTTTAGCTTATAAATTTATAGTCTAG
- a CDS encoding TPM domain-containing protein yields the protein MSFKKTTYLLFLIGLLFAQNLIAQGFQIPEKPKKNTDQTSVYDYVNLLSPSEKKSLENKLIKYSDSTSTQIVVAIIKSTEGENIAYLAANWGEKWGIGQENEDNGILMLLAEDDRKITIATGKGTEHLMTDYTSRQIIERVILPEFRNGSYYRGLDKGSDSVFKVMNGEYQGTRQQNSDGSILPFILFIIFIVIIFILISRGNKGNGNGNRRSYRRDGNTRSILETIILSNSGRSSGGFGGFGGSSGGGSFGGGGFGGGFGGGSFGGGGATGGW from the coding sequence ATGAGTTTTAAAAAAACTACATATTTACTTTTCTTAATTGGGCTTTTGTTTGCTCAAAACTTAATTGCGCAAGGATTTCAGATTCCTGAAAAACCTAAAAAAAATACAGATCAAACAAGTGTTTATGATTACGTAAACTTACTTTCTCCAAGTGAAAAGAAATCATTAGAAAATAAGTTGATTAAGTATTCTGATTCTACTTCTACACAAATTGTAGTAGCCATTATTAAATCTACTGAAGGTGAAAATATTGCTTATTTAGCAGCAAATTGGGGAGAAAAATGGGGAATTGGTCAAGAAAATGAAGACAATGGTATTTTAATGTTATTGGCAGAAGATGACAGAAAAATTACAATTGCTACAGGAAAAGGAACAGAACATTTAATGACGGATTACACTTCACGTCAAATAATAGAACGTGTTATTTTACCAGAATTTAGAAATGGAAGTTATTACAGAGGTCTAGACAAAGGTTCTGATTCAGTTTTTAAAGTAATGAATGGCGAGTATCAAGGAACTCGACAACAAAATTCTGATGGTAGTATTTTACCGTTTATTCTTTTTATAATTTTTATTGTCATTATTTTCATTTTAATTTCAAGAGGAAATAAAGGAAACGGCAATGGAAATAGAAGAAGCTATAGAAGAGATGGAAATACAAGAAGTATACTAGAAACTATTATTTTAAGTAACTCAGGTAGAAGTTCAGGTGGTTTCGGCGGCTTTGGCGGTTCTTCTGGCGGAGGAAGTTTTGGAGGCGGCGGCTTTGGCGGTGGTTTCGGAGGCGGAAGTTTTGGTGGAGGTGGAGCAACTGGTGGTTGGTAA
- a CDS encoding TPM domain-containing protein, producing the protein MSKVEDFLSIEEEQEIVSAIRQAERNTSGEIRVHIERKTDKAHFERALEVFHMLKMFNTQLENAVLIYVAVDDHKFVIYGDKGIDAVVPKNFWETTKNTMQNHFKNGNFKQGIVDGVLSAGKELQAHFPWSIKDEDELSNEISKN; encoded by the coding sequence ATGTCTAAAGTAGAAGATTTTCTATCTATAGAAGAAGAACAGGAAATTGTTTCTGCAATTAGACAAGCAGAAAGAAATACTTCTGGCGAAATTAGAGTGCATATCGAAAGAAAAACCGATAAAGCGCACTTTGAAAGAGCGTTAGAAGTATTTCACATGCTTAAAATGTTCAATACCCAACTAGAAAACGCAGTGTTGATTTACGTTGCCGTAGATGACCATAAGTTTGTTATTTATGGTGATAAAGGTATTGATGCAGTTGTACCTAAAAACTTTTGGGAAACAACAAAAAACACCATGCAAAATCATTTTAAAAACGGAAATTTTAAACAAGGAATTGTTGACGGTGTGTTAAGTGCTGGTAAAGAATTACAAGCTCATTTTCCTTGGAGTATTAAAGATGAAGATGAATTATCTAATGAAATTTCTAAGAACTAA
- a CDS encoding LemA family protein, whose translation MKKWLVPVIILAVIAFALYNWGVGFNNDAVVLQEDAKTTWSNVESSYQRRNDLIGNLVKTVQGAADFEKETLTDVINARAKATSVNINAGDLTPEKMAQFQQAQQGMSGALSKLLVSVERYPELKANANFLELQSQLEGTENRINVARDRFNEGVNKYNKHIKVFPGSLLAGLFNFDEMTRYKADAGSENAPDVDFDFSKKDK comes from the coding sequence ATGAAAAAATGGTTAGTACCCGTAATAATTCTTGCAGTTATTGCTTTCGCACTTTATAATTGGGGAGTTGGATTTAATAATGACGCTGTAGTTTTACAAGAAGACGCAAAAACTACATGGTCTAATGTAGAAAGCTCTTATCAACGTAGAAACGATTTAATAGGAAACTTAGTAAAAACAGTACAAGGAGCTGCAGATTTTGAAAAAGAAACATTAACAGATGTAATTAATGCAAGAGCAAAAGCTACATCAGTAAATATTAATGCTGGAGATTTAACACCAGAAAAAATGGCTCAATTTCAACAAGCGCAACAAGGTATGAGTGGAGCGTTATCAAAATTATTAGTTTCTGTTGAACGTTACCCTGAATTAAAAGCAAATGCTAACTTTTTAGAGTTGCAGAGCCAGTTAGAAGGTACAGAAAACAGAATTAATGTAGCAAGAGACCGTTTTAATGAAGGTGTAAATAAATATAATAAGCATATAAAAGTATTTCCTGGTTCTTTATTAGCAGGTTTATTTAATTTCGATGAAATGACTCGTTATAAAGCGGATGCTGGTTCTGAAAATGCTCCAGATGTTGATTTTGACTTCAGTAAAAAAGACAAATAA
- a CDS encoding SDR family NAD(P)-dependent oxidoreductase — protein MEVKDKIVIVTGAGSGIGRATAIHFAKFGATVVVSDINTESAQKVVDEIISNKGKAIVNKCNVAKFEEVENLVNSTVNEFGKLDVIVNNAGIGPNLLRTHESRLKDWDAVIAVNQTGVFYCMKVALQQFLEQGYGNIVNIASLAGLKASPNNISYSASKFAVVGMTKSAAMEYATKNIRVNAVCPGYTESALLNQLIGAKPEMDAILKSVIPMKRYGKAEEIADAVVWLASDNTRFITGQTITLDGGTSL, from the coding sequence ATGGAAGTAAAAGATAAAATTGTAATAGTTACTGGAGCAGGTTCTGGAATTGGAAGAGCAACAGCAATTCATTTTGCAAAATTTGGAGCAACCGTTGTAGTTTCTGACATCAATACCGAAAGCGCTCAAAAAGTAGTTGATGAAATAATTTCAAACAAAGGAAAAGCAATCGTTAATAAATGTAATGTTGCAAAGTTTGAAGAGGTAGAAAACCTAGTAAATTCTACAGTAAATGAGTTTGGGAAGTTAGATGTAATAGTAAATAACGCAGGAATTGGTCCTAATTTATTAAGAACTCATGAGTCTAGATTAAAAGATTGGGATGCGGTAATTGCTGTGAATCAAACAGGGGTTTTTTATTGTATGAAGGTTGCATTACAACAATTTTTAGAGCAAGGTTATGGTAATATTGTAAATATTGCTTCTTTGGCAGGTTTAAAAGCGTCACCCAATAATATTAGTTACAGTGCAAGTAAATTTGCAGTTGTTGGTATGACAAAGTCTGCGGCGATGGAATATGCTACTAAAAACATTAGAGTAAATGCCGTTTGTCCTGGTTATACGGAATCGGCTTTATTAAATCAGTTAATTGGAGCAAAGCCAGAAATGGATGCCATTCTTAAAAGTGTAATTCCGATGAAGCGTTATGGAAAAGCAGAAGAAATTGCAGATGCAGTTGTTTGGTTGGCTTCCGATAATACACGCTTTATTACGGGGCAAACCATTACGTTAGACGGCGGAACATCGCTTTAA
- a CDS encoding phosphotransferase family protein produces the protein MSNQKVRKGEELNEVLLKKYLQENELINSVESYLFVNQFTHGYSNLTYLLQIENKEYVLRKPPVGAIKRGHDMSREFKVQSGVSKAFSKVPKMYSFCEDEAVLGSDFYIMEKVEGIILNYKEAKQRNISQAEYKMIANSWLDTLVELHNVDYKSVGLTDLGRPEGYVERQVINWGKQYVKAKTDEYPEAEMVMKWMQENQPTAYNHCLIHNDFKYDNVVFKDNSWKEVSAVLDWEMATLGDPLMDLGTSLGYWTIATDNDFVKQGIPSPTIFEGNPIRSEIAQMYAEKSGRNVDNLVFYYVFGLFKIAVIAQQIYYRYKKGWTTDPRFANLNKAAELCCKLALKSIKTNKID, from the coding sequence ATGAGTAACCAAAAAGTAAGAAAAGGCGAAGAGTTAAATGAAGTTTTATTGAAGAAATACCTTCAAGAAAATGAATTGATAAATTCAGTTGAAAGTTATTTGTTTGTCAATCAATTTACACACGGTTATTCTAACTTGACGTATTTACTTCAGATTGAAAATAAAGAATATGTGTTGAGAAAACCACCAGTTGGCGCCATTAAACGCGGTCACGATATGAGTCGTGAATTTAAAGTACAAAGTGGTGTAAGCAAAGCGTTTTCAAAAGTTCCTAAAATGTATAGTTTTTGTGAAGACGAAGCTGTTTTAGGAAGCGATTTCTACATTATGGAAAAAGTAGAAGGCATCATTTTAAACTATAAAGAAGCGAAACAAAGAAATATTTCGCAAGCGGAATATAAAATGATTGCAAACTCTTGGTTAGATACGTTGGTAGAATTACATAATGTAGATTATAAATCGGTTGGTTTAACAGATTTAGGAAGACCTGAAGGATATGTAGAAAGACAAGTTATCAATTGGGGAAAGCAATATGTAAAAGCAAAAACAGACGAGTATCCAGAAGCAGAAATGGTAATGAAATGGATGCAAGAGAATCAGCCAACAGCATACAATCATTGCTTGATTCATAATGATTTTAAGTACGATAATGTTGTTTTTAAAGATAATTCTTGGAAAGAAGTTTCAGCGGTTTTAGATTGGGAAATGGCAACGTTGGGAGATCCGTTAATGGATTTAGGAACTTCACTCGGTTATTGGACAATTGCCACAGATAATGATTTTGTGAAACAAGGAATTCCGTCGCCAACAATTTTTGAAGGAAACCCAATTAGAAGTGAAATAGCTCAAATGTATGCTGAAAAATCAGGAAGGAATGTAGATAATTTGGTGTTTTATTATGTCTTCGGATTATTTAAAATTGCGGTAATTGCGCAACAAATTTACTATCGATATAAAAAAGGTTGGACCACAGATCCACGTTTTGCTAATTTGAATAAAGCAGCCGAATTATGCTGTAAATTGGCTCTAAAATCGATAAAAACCAACAAAATTGATTAA
- a CDS encoding acyl-CoA dehydrogenase family protein produces the protein MNFEYSQKSKDLQQKLRAFIDEHIVPIEEEFIAFQSNKDNMWKRFPKTETLKQKAKEAGLWNLFLPKDYGDLSPGLTNLEYAPLAEIMGEKIWISEIFNCSAPDTGNMEVLAKYGNEAQKKQWLEPLMNGEIRSAFLMTEPQVASSDATNIETSIVLDGDEYVINGRKWWSSGAMDPHCKVAIIMGKTDVNAHRHQQQSMVLVPMNTEGLEIIRPLSVMGYYDSPEGHAEIQLTNVRVPKENLILGEGRGFEIAQGRLGPGRIHHCMRLVGMAQYALETMSKRTLERETFGKKFYDYSSIRHEIAKSQCEIEQARLLTLSAADKMDKLGNKEAKDIIAMIKIVAPNMALNVIDRAMQILGGKGVGPDTYLPHYFAIARMLRLADGPDEVHMYQLGKSCIKKYGSK, from the coding sequence ATGAACTTCGAATACTCACAAAAATCAAAAGATTTACAGCAAAAGTTAAGAGCTTTTATTGATGAACATATTGTTCCTATTGAAGAAGAATTTATTGCTTTTCAAAGTAATAAAGACAATATGTGGAAGCGTTTTCCGAAGACAGAAACGTTAAAACAAAAAGCCAAAGAAGCTGGTTTGTGGAATTTATTTCTACCAAAAGATTATGGAGATTTAAGTCCAGGTTTAACCAATTTAGAATATGCGCCACTTGCTGAAATAATGGGCGAGAAAATCTGGATTTCAGAAATTTTTAATTGTTCAGCTCCAGATACAGGTAATATGGAAGTCTTGGCAAAATACGGAAATGAAGCCCAGAAAAAACAATGGTTAGAACCATTAATGAACGGAGAAATTCGTTCTGCTTTTTTAATGACAGAACCACAAGTTGCTTCTTCAGATGCTACAAATATTGAAACATCCATAGTTTTAGATGGCGATGAATATGTAATTAACGGAAGAAAATGGTGGTCTTCTGGCGCAATGGATCCGCATTGTAAAGTTGCCATTATTATGGGGAAAACCGATGTAAATGCGCACAGGCATCAACAACAAAGTATGGTGTTGGTTCCTATGAATACTGAGGGTTTAGAAATTATTCGTCCACTTTCTGTAATGGGTTATTACGATTCTCCTGAAGGTCACGCAGAAATTCAGTTAACAAATGTTCGTGTTCCGAAGGAAAACTTAATTTTAGGTGAAGGTAGAGGTTTCGAAATTGCCCAAGGTCGTTTAGGTCCTGGTAGAATTCATCATTGTATGCGTTTGGTTGGTATGGCGCAATATGCGTTAGAAACAATGTCTAAAAGAACGTTGGAAAGAGAAACTTTTGGTAAAAAGTTTTACGATTATAGTAGCATTCGTCATGAAATTGCAAAATCGCAATGCGAAATTGAACAAGCACGTTTGTTAACACTTTCTGCAGCCGATAAAATGGATAAGTTAGGAAATAAAGAAGCTAAAGATATTATTGCTATGATAAAAATTGTTGCACCCAATATGGCACTGAATGTTATCGATAGAGCGATGCAAATTTTAGGTGGAAAAGGTGTTGGTCCAGATACGTATTTACCGCATTATTTTGCCATTGCAAGAATGTTGCGTTTAGCAGATGGACCCGATGAAGTACATATGTATCAATTAGGAAAAAGTTGTATTAAGAAATACGGAAGTAAGTAA
- a CDS encoding SDR family NAD(P)-dependent oxidoreductase — MNIKEQFNLEGKVAIITGSSKGIGKAIAKGLAENGAQVVISSRNQEACDEVAKEFTNEGLKAIGIACHIGKEDQRKNLVEKTVEAFGRIDILVNNAAINPVFGPIEDVDPAIFDKIMDVNVKAPWSLSNLVLPHFKANKNGSIINIASVESLTPGFGLGIYSTSKAAILMLTKNQAKEWGQHGVKANAICPGLIKTKFSAALWQNEKILGKIEKSLPSARMGMPEEMVGLACLLASDAGNYMTGGVYTADGGYMIAG; from the coding sequence ATGAATATAAAAGAACAATTTAATTTAGAAGGAAAAGTAGCTATTATAACAGGTTCCAGTAAAGGAATTGGAAAGGCAATTGCCAAAGGTTTAGCAGAAAACGGAGCACAAGTTGTAATTTCAAGTAGAAATCAAGAAGCCTGCGATGAAGTTGCAAAAGAATTTACAAACGAAGGTTTAAAAGCAATCGGAATTGCCTGTCATATTGGTAAAGAAGATCAGCGTAAAAATTTAGTAGAAAAAACAGTTGAAGCTTTTGGACGCATAGATATCTTGGTAAATAATGCAGCAATAAATCCAGTTTTTGGACCTATTGAAGATGTAGATCCTGCAATTTTTGATAAAATTATGGATGTAAATGTAAAAGCGCCTTGGTCTTTATCTAACTTGGTGTTACCACATTTTAAAGCGAATAAAAACGGAAGCATCATTAATATTGCATCTGTAGAATCTTTAACTCCAGGTTTCGGATTGGGAATTTACAGCACAAGTAAAGCAGCAATTTTAATGCTGACTAAAAATCAAGCAAAAGAATGGGGACAACACGGTGTAAAAGCCAATGCAATTTGTCCAGGTTTGATTAAAACAAAATTCAGTGCAGCCTTATGGCAAAACGAAAAAATATTAGGTAAGATTGAAAAGTCTTTGCCAAGTGCAAGAATGGGAATGCCAGAAGAAATGGTTGGTTTGGCTTGTTTATTAGCTTCTGATGCAGGAAATTATATGACAGGAGGAGTTTACACTGCTGATGGTGGTTATATGATTGCTGGATAA
- a CDS encoding acyl-CoA dehydrogenase, whose product MPKKYVDLETLKYILYDIHNLENLLTAERFQDHDMESLNLFIDSVKEFSDRELYPYFKEMDENPAYHKDGTVIVHKQVGTMMKQSGEMGIISACFNYEDGGLQMPFSALQAAVYIMDAANNHLPGYPSLTQGSAELITEFGTEELKKTYVPNMLSGVWGGTMCLTEPQAGSSLSDITTKATPTEEGFYKISGQKIFISGGDHQYADNFVHLVLARIEGAPKGTKGISLFVVPKNRLKEDGTLEYNDVMTVADFQKMGQKGYCTTHLGFGDSDDCRGWLVGEEHKGLNQMFLMMNGARIAVGRGAAAITMAAYRASLQYANERPQGRKLTADGKKNPTEKQSLIIEHPDVRRMLLLQKAIAEGSLSLVFLASKYHDIIHSTSSKEEKEKYNLLLEMIIPIVKTFPSEAGAESVDNGLQVLGGYGFCTDFSLQQYYRDIRISALYEGTTGIQSQDLLGRKVPMQNGKGLELLVAEIMQTIQLASKDDDLKKYAAILGEKLQLSQKVLGHLMPFAMKGNYERYLADANLFMEYMSIITLGWLWLEMAVDAKSELNNPNKKYSETFYESKIHTMKFYFKYEVPKTNSLAESLMNNEEITIKKDKEYIL is encoded by the coding sequence ATGCCAAAGAAGTATGTAGATCTCGAAACACTTAAATACATACTTTATGATATCCACAATTTAGAAAATTTACTTACAGCAGAAAGGTTTCAAGATCACGATATGGAATCTTTAAATCTTTTTATAGATTCTGTAAAAGAGTTTTCAGACAGAGAATTGTATCCATATTTTAAAGAAATGGATGAAAATCCTGCGTATCATAAAGACGGAACTGTAATTGTGCACAAACAAGTGGGCACAATGATGAAACAATCTGGTGAAATGGGCATTATTTCGGCCTGTTTTAACTATGAAGATGGAGGGTTGCAGATGCCTTTTTCGGCACTACAAGCTGCAGTTTATATTATGGATGCAGCTAACAATCATTTACCTGGTTATCCAAGTTTAACACAAGGTTCAGCAGAATTAATTACCGAATTTGGAACCGAAGAATTAAAGAAAACCTACGTACCAAATATGCTCTCTGGAGTTTGGGGAGGAACCATGTGTTTAACAGAGCCGCAAGCGGGAAGTTCACTTTCGGATATAACAACAAAAGCAACTCCAACTGAAGAAGGTTTCTATAAAATAAGCGGGCAAAAAATATTTATTTCTGGTGGAGATCATCAATACGCAGATAATTTTGTGCATTTGGTTTTGGCAAGAATAGAAGGTGCGCCAAAAGGAACCAAAGGAATTTCTCTTTTTGTAGTTCCTAAAAATAGATTAAAAGAAGACGGAACATTAGAATATAATGATGTAATGACAGTTGCCGATTTTCAAAAAATGGGACAAAAAGGTTATTGTACCACACATTTAGGTTTTGGAGATTCAGATGATTGTAGAGGTTGGCTTGTTGGTGAAGAACACAAAGGTTTAAATCAAATGTTTTTAATGATGAATGGCGCAAGAATTGCTGTTGGTCGTGGTGCTGCAGCAATTACTATGGCAGCTTATAGAGCATCGTTACAATATGCAAATGAAAGACCTCAAGGAAGAAAGTTAACTGCGGATGGAAAGAAAAATCCGACCGAAAAACAGAGTCTAATTATTGAACATCCTGATGTTAGAAGAATGTTGTTGTTGCAAAAAGCAATTGCAGAAGGTTCTTTAAGTTTGGTGTTTTTAGCATCAAAATATCACGATATTATTCATTCAACTTCTTCAAAAGAAGAGAAAGAAAAATACAATTTGTTGTTAGAAATGATAATTCCAATTGTAAAAACGTTTCCTTCGGAAGCTGGAGCAGAATCGGTAGATAATGGCTTGCAAGTACTTGGTGGTTACGGATTTTGTACAGACTTTTCTTTGCAACAATATTATAGAGATATTAGAATTTCTGCTTTGTATGAAGGTACAACCGGAATTCAATCACAAGATTTGTTAGGCAGAAAAGTGCCAATGCAAAACGGAAAAGGATTAGAGTTGTTGGTTGCTGAAATTATGCAAACAATTCAGTTGGCTTCTAAAGATGATGACTTAAAAAAGTATGCTGCTATTTTAGGAGAAAAATTACAGCTTTCACAAAAAGTATTGGGTCATTTAATGCCTTTTGCCATGAAAGGAAACTACGAGCGTTATTTAGCAGATGCCAATTTATTTATGGAGTATATGAGTATTATTACTTTAGGTTGGTTGTGGTTAGAAATGGCTGTTGATGCTAAAAGTGAATTAAATAATCCTAATAAAAAATATTCAGAAACATTTTATGAAAGTAAAATTCATACGATGAAATTCTACTTTAAATATGAGGTTCCAAAAACAAATTCGTTAGCAGAATCTTTAATGAATAATGAAGAAATAACCATCAAAAAAGACAAAGAATACATTTTATAA
- a CDS encoding MerR family transcriptional regulator produces MHINLPEKRYYKIGEVAKAFDVNTSHIRFWEKEFDIIKPKKNAKGNRLFTKEDVENFKLIYNLVKERGFTLEGAKQKLKKNPETVVNNHEIISRLESVKAELQKIKDQL; encoded by the coding sequence ATGCATATAAATTTACCTGAAAAGAGATATTATAAAATTGGCGAAGTAGCCAAAGCTTTTGATGTAAACACATCGCATATTCGTTTTTGGGAAAAAGAGTTTGACATTATCAAACCAAAAAAGAATGCAAAGGGTAATCGACTGTTTACTAAAGAAGATGTAGAAAACTTCAAATTAATCTACAATTTAGTTAAAGAACGTGGTTTTACATTAGAAGGAGCAAAACAAAAGCTCAAGAAAAATCCTGAAACTGTTGTAAATAATCACGAAATTATTAGCAGATTAGAATCTGTAAAGGCAGAACTTCAGAAGATTAAAGACCAACTTTAA
- a CDS encoding M23 family metallopeptidase yields MAKVKYYYDAETLSYRKIEVKKSVLYRKTIFGFMAVLLIAFFGFIGFSQFLMSPNERAQKHELDNLMLQYQVLNKRMEESSNVLGQLQERDNNIYRTYFEANPIPEEQRKAGFGGVNRYKHLEGFDNSTMIKELTKNVDVLSKQLVVQSKSLDEIVQLAKEKEKMLASIPAIQPVKKEDLTRMASGFGMRMHPILKYPKMHNGMDFTAPTGTPIYASGNGKVIHAKRSSTFGKVVYIDHGYGYTTIYAHMSKIKARKGQKVKRGDLIGYVGNTGRSVSAHLHYEIHKDNRPLNPIYYYYGDLTPEEFLAMQKAAEEEGQSYD; encoded by the coding sequence ATGGCAAAAGTAAAATATTATTACGACGCAGAAACGCTTTCTTATCGTAAAATTGAAGTAAAAAAAAGCGTACTTTATAGAAAAACCATTTTTGGTTTCATGGCAGTTTTATTAATTGCTTTCTTCGGTTTTATTGGCTTTAGTCAATTCTTAATGTCACCAAATGAGCGTGCACAAAAGCATGAGTTAGATAATTTAATGCTCCAATATCAAGTTTTAAATAAGCGAATGGAAGAAAGTTCTAACGTTTTAGGACAGTTACAAGAAAGAGATAATAATATTTATAGAACTTATTTTGAAGCAAATCCAATACCAGAAGAACAACGTAAAGCAGGTTTTGGTGGAGTTAACAGATATAAACATCTTGAAGGTTTTGATAATTCTACAATGATTAAAGAATTGACTAAAAATGTAGATGTTTTGTCTAAACAGTTAGTGGTGCAGTCTAAATCTTTAGATGAAATTGTACAATTAGCTAAGGAAAAAGAAAAAATGTTAGCCTCTATTCCAGCAATTCAACCTGTAAAAAAAGAAGACTTAACTCGTATGGCATCAGGTTTTGGAATGAGAATGCATCCTATTTTAAAATACCCTAAAATGCATAATGGAATGGATTTTACAGCTCCAACAGGTACTCCAATTTACGCATCAGGAAATGGTAAAGTTATTCATGCAAAAAGAAGTTCAACTTTTGGTAAAGTTGTATATATAGATCATGGTTATGGTTATACTACCATTTATGCTCACATGAGTAAAATAAAAGCAAGAAAAGGTCAAAAAGTAAAAAGAGGAGATTTAATTGGTTATGTTGGTAATACAGGAAGATCTGTTTCTGCTCATTTACATTATGAAATCCATAAAGATAATAGACCCTTAAATCCTATTTATTATTATTATGGAGATTTAACTCCTGAAGAGTTTTTGGCTATGCAAAAAGCTGCTGAAGAAGAAGGCCAATCTTACGATTAA